The Pan troglodytes isolate AG18354 chromosome 1, NHGRI_mPanTro3-v2.0_pri, whole genome shotgun sequence genome includes a region encoding these proteins:
- the ARHGAP30 gene encoding rho GTPase-activating protein 30 isoform X3 → MRHLVHMASFSAQTNMHARNLAIVWAPNLLRSKDIEASGFNGTAAFMEVRVQSIVVEFILTHVDQLFGGAALSGGEVESGWRSLPGTRASGSPEDLMPRPLPYHLPSILQAGDGPPQMRPYHTIIEIAEHKRKGSLKVRKWRSIFNLGRSGHETKRKLPRGAEDREDKSNKGTLRPAKSMDSLSAAAGASDEPEGLVGPSSPRPSPLLPESLENDSIEAAEGEQEPEAEALGGTNSEPGTPRAGRSAIRAGGSSRAERCAGVHISDPYNVNLPLHITSILSVPPNIISNVSLARLTRGLECPALQHRPSPASGPGPGPGLGPGPPDEKLEASPASSPLADSGPDDLAPALEDSLSQEVQDSFSFLEDSSSSEPEWVGAEDGEVAQAEAAGAAFSPGEDDPGMGYLEELLGVGPQVEEFSVEPPLDDLSLDEAQFVLAPSCCSLDSAGPRPEVEEENGEEVFLSAYDDLSPLLGPKPPIWKGSGSLEGEAAGCGRQALGQGGEEQACWEVGEDKQAEPGGRLDIREEAEGSPETKVEAGKASEDRGEAGGSQETKVRLREGSREETEAKEEKSKGQKKADSMEAKGVEEPGGDEYTDEKEKEIERGEDEQREEAQVEAGRDLEQGAQEDQVAEEKWEVVQKQEAEGVREDEDKGQREKGYHEARKDQGDGEDSRSPEAATEGGAGEVSKERESGDGEAEGDQRAGGYYLEEDTLSEGSGVASLEVDCAKEGNPHSSEIEEVAPQPPQPEEMEPEGQPSPDGCLCPCSLGLGGVGMRLASTLVQVQQVRSVPVVPPKPQFAKMPSAMCSKIHVAPANPCPRPGRLDGTPGERAWGSRASRSSWRNGGSLSFDAAVALARDRQRTEAQGVRRTQTCTEGGDYCLIPRTSPCSMISAHSPRPLSCLELPSEGAEGSGSRSRLSLPPREPQVPDPLLSSQRRSYAFETQANPGKGEGL, encoded by the exons ATGAGGCACTTGGTACACATGGCCTCATTCAGTGCCCAGACCAACATGCATGCTCGCAACCTGGCCATCGTGTGGGCTCCCAACCTGCTGAG GTCTAAGGACATAGAGGCCTCAGGCTTCAATGGGACAGCGGCCTTCATGGAGGTGCGGGTACAATCCATCGTCGTGGAGTTCATCCTCACACACGTGGACCAGCTCTTTGGGGGTGCTGCCCTCTCTG gTGGTGAGGTGGAGAGTGGATGGCGATCGCTTCCAGGGACCCGGGCATCAGGCAGCCCCGAGGACCTTATGCCCAGGCCACTGCCTTATCACCTGCCTAGCATACTGCAAGCTGGTGATGGACCCCCACAGATGCGGCCCTACCATACTATCATCGAGATTGCAGAGCACAA GAGGAAGGGGTCTTTGAAGGTCAGGAAGTGGAGGTCTATCTTCAATTTAGGTCGCTCTGGCCATGAGACTAAGCGTAAACTTCCACGGGGGGCTGAGGACAGGG AGGATAAATCCAACAAGGGGACACTGCGGCCAGCCAAAAGCATGGACTCACTGAGTGCTGCAGCTGGggccagtgatg AGCCAGAGGGGCTGGTGGGGCCCAGCAGCCCCCGGCCAAGCCCATTGCTGCCTGAGAGCTTGGAGAACGATTCTATAGAGGCAGCAGAGGGTGaacaggagcctgaggcagaagcattGGGTGGCACAAACTCTGAACCAGGCACACCACGAGCTGGGCGGTCAGCCATCCGGGCTGGGGGCAGCAGCCGTGCAGAACGCTGTGCTGGTGTCCACATCTCAGACCCCTACAATGTCAACCTCCCGCTACACATCACCTCTATCCTCAGTGTGCCCCCGAACATCATCTCTAACGTTTCTTTGGCCAGGCTCACCCGTGGCCTTGAGTGCCCTGCTCTACAGCACCGGCCAAGCCCTGcctctggccctggccctggccctggccttggCCCTGGCCCCCCAG ATGAAAAGTTGGAAGCAAGTCCAGCCTCAAGTCCCCTGGCAGACTCAGGCCCAGACGACTTGGCTCCTGCCCTGGAGGACTCGCTGTCCCAGGAGGTGCAGGACTCCTTCTCCTTCCTAGAGGACTCAAGCAGCTCAGAACCTGAGTGGGTGGGGGCAGAGGATGGGGAGGTGGCCCAGGCAGAAGCAGCAGGAGCAGCCTTCTCCCCTGGGGAGGACGACCCTGGGATGGGCTACCTGGAGGAGCTCCTGGGAGTTGGGCCTCAG GTGGAGGAGTTCTCTGTGGAGCCACCCCTGGATGACCTGTCTCTGGATGAGGCACAGTTTGTCTTGGCCCCCAGCTGCTGTTCCCTGGACTCCGCTGGCCCCAGGCCTGAAGTTGAGGAGGAAAATGGGGAGGAAGTTTTCCTGAGTGCCTATGATGACCTAAGTCCCCTTCTGGGACCTAAACCCCCAATCTGGAAGGGTTCAGGGAGTCTGGAGGGAGAGGCAGCAGGATGTGGAAGGCAGGCTCTGGGACAGGGTGGGGAAGAGCAGGCATGCTGGGAAGTTGGGGAGGACAAGCAGGCTGAGCCTGGAGGCAGGCTAGACATCAGGGAAGAGGCAGAGGGAAGTCCAGAGACCAAGGTGGAGGCTGGAAAGGCCAGTGAGGATAGAGGGGAGGCTGGGGGAAGCCAAGAGACAAAAGTCAGATTGAGAGAAGGGAGTAGGGAAGAGACAGAGGCCAAGGAAGAGAAGTCCAAAGGTCAGAAGAAGGCTGACAGTATGGAGGCTAAAGGTGTGGAGGAACCAGGAGGAGATGAGTATACagatgagaaggaaaaagaaattgagagaGGAGAGGATGAACAAAGAGAGGAAGCCCAGGTAGAAGCTGGAAGGGACCTAGAGCAAGGGGCCCAGGAAGATCAAGTTGCTGAGGAGAAATGGGAAGTTGTACAGAAACAAGAGGCTGAGGGAGTCAGAGAGGATGAGGACAAAGGACAGAGGGAGAAGGGGTACCATGAAGCAAGAAAAGACCAGGGAGATGGTGAAGACAGCAGAAGCCCAGAAGCAGCAACTGAAGGAGGAGCAGGGGAGGTCAGCAAGGAACGGGAGAGTGGGGATGGAGAGGCTGAGGGAGACCAGAGGGCTGGAGGGTACTATTTAGAAGAGGACACCCTCTCTGAAGGTTCAGGTGTAGCGTCCCTGGAGGTTGACTGTGCCAAAGAGGGCAATCCTCACTCTTCTGAGATCGAAGAGGTAGCCCCACAGCCACCTCAGCCAGAGGAGATGGAGCCTGAGGGGCAGCCCAGTCCAGACGGCTGTCTATGCCCCTGTTCTCTTGGCCTGGGTGGCGTGGGCATGCGTCTAGCTTCCACTCTGGTTCAGGTCCAACAGGTCCGCTCTGTGCCTGTGGTGCCCCCCAAGCCACAGTTTGCCAAGATGCCCAGTGCAATGTGTAGCAAGATTCATGTGGCACCTGCAAATCCATGCCCGAGGCCTGGCCGGCTTGATGGGACTCCTGGAGAAAGGGCCTGGGGGTCCCGAGCTTCTCGATCCTCTTGGAGGAATGGGGGTAGTCTTTCCTTTGATGCTGCTGTGGCCCTAGCCCGGGACCGCCAAAGGACTGAGGCTCAAGGAGTTCGGCGAACCCAGACCTGTACTGAGGGTGGGGATTACTGCCTCATCCCCAGAACCTCCCCTTGTAGCATGATCTCTGCCCATTCTCCTCGGCCCCTTAGCTGCCTGGAGCTCCCATCTGAAGGTGCAGAAGGGTCTGGATCCCGGAGTCGTCTTAGTCTGCCCCCCAGAGAACCCCAGGTTCCTGACCCCCTGTTGTCCTCTCAGCGCAGGTCATATGCATTTGAAACACAGGCTAACCCTGGGAAAGGTGAGGGACTGTGA
- the ARHGAP30 gene encoding rho GTPase-activating protein 30 isoform X1 — MKSRQKGKKKGSAKERVFGCDLQEHLQHSGQEVPQVLKSCAEFVEEYGVVDGIYRLSGVSSNIQKLRQEFESERKPDLRRDVYLQDIHCVSSLCKAYFRELPDPLLTYRLYDKFAEAVGVQLEPERLVKILEVLRELPVPNYRTLEFLMRHLVHMASFSAQTNMHARNLAIVWAPNLLRSKDIEASGFNGTAAFMEVRVQSIVVEFILTHVDQLFGGAALSGGEVESGWRSLPGTRASGSPEDLMPRPLPYHLPSILQAGDGPPQMRPYHTIIEIAEHKRKGSLKVRKWRSIFNLGRSGHETKRKLPRGAEDREDKSNKGTLRPAKSMDSLSAAAGASDEPEGLVGPSSPRPSPLLPESLENDSIEAAEGEQEPEAEALGGTNSEPGTPRAGRSAIRAGGSSRAERCAGVHISDPYNVNLPLHITSILSVPPNIISNVSLARLTRGLECPALQHRPSPASGPGPGPGLGPGPPDEKLEASPASSPLADSGPDDLAPALEDSLSQEVQDSFSFLEDSSSSEPEWVGAEDGEVAQAEAAGAAFSPGEDDPGMGYLEELLGVGPQVEEFSVEPPLDDLSLDEAQFVLAPSCCSLDSAGPRPEVEEENGEEVFLSAYDDLSPLLGPKPPIWKGSGSLEGEAAGCGRQALGQGGEEQACWEVGEDKQAEPGGRLDIREEAEGSPETKVEAGKASEDRGEAGGSQETKVRLREGSREETEAKEEKSKGQKKADSMEAKGVEEPGGDEYTDEKEKEIERGEDEQREEAQVEAGRDLEQGAQEDQVAEEKWEVVQKQEAEGVREDEDKGQREKGYHEARKDQGDGEDSRSPEAATEGGAGEVSKERESGDGEAEGDQRAGGYYLEEDTLSEGSGVASLEVDCAKEGNPHSSEIEEVAPQPPQPEEMEPEGQPSPDGCLCPCSLGLGGVGMRLASTLVQVQQVRSVPVVPPKPQFAKMPSAMCSKIHVAPANPCPRPGRLDGTPGERAWGSRASRSSWRNGGSLSFDAAVALARDRQRTEAQGVRRTQTCTEGGDYCLIPRTSPCSMISAHSPRPLSCLELPSEGAEGSGSRSRLSLPPREPQVPDPLLSSQRRSYAFETQANPGKGEGL, encoded by the exons TGCCCCAGGTGCTAAAGAGCTGTGCAGAATTTGTGGAGGAGTATGGAGTGGTGGATGGGATCTACCGCCTCTCAGGGGTCTCCTCCAACATCCAGAAGCTTCG GCAGGAATTTGAGTCAGAGCGGAAGCCAGACCTGCGTCGGGATGTTTACCTCCAAGACATTCACTGCGTCTCCTCCCTGTGCAAGGCCTATTTCAGAGAACTGCCGGATCCCCTGCTCACTTACCGGCTCTACGACAAGTTTGCT GAGGCTGTAGGAGTGCAATTGGAACCTGAGCGCTTGGTCAAGATCCTAGAGGTGCTTCGAGAACTCCCTGTCCCAAACTACAG GACCCTGGAGTTCCTCATGAGGCACTTGGTACACATGGCCTCATTCAGTGCCCAGACCAACATGCATGCTCGCAACCTGGCCATCGTGTGGGCTCCCAACCTGCTGAG GTCTAAGGACATAGAGGCCTCAGGCTTCAATGGGACAGCGGCCTTCATGGAGGTGCGGGTACAATCCATCGTCGTGGAGTTCATCCTCACACACGTGGACCAGCTCTTTGGGGGTGCTGCCCTCTCTG gTGGTGAGGTGGAGAGTGGATGGCGATCGCTTCCAGGGACCCGGGCATCAGGCAGCCCCGAGGACCTTATGCCCAGGCCACTGCCTTATCACCTGCCTAGCATACTGCAAGCTGGTGATGGACCCCCACAGATGCGGCCCTACCATACTATCATCGAGATTGCAGAGCACAA GAGGAAGGGGTCTTTGAAGGTCAGGAAGTGGAGGTCTATCTTCAATTTAGGTCGCTCTGGCCATGAGACTAAGCGTAAACTTCCACGGGGGGCTGAGGACAGGG AGGATAAATCCAACAAGGGGACACTGCGGCCAGCCAAAAGCATGGACTCACTGAGTGCTGCAGCTGGggccagtgatg AGCCAGAGGGGCTGGTGGGGCCCAGCAGCCCCCGGCCAAGCCCATTGCTGCCTGAGAGCTTGGAGAACGATTCTATAGAGGCAGCAGAGGGTGaacaggagcctgaggcagaagcattGGGTGGCACAAACTCTGAACCAGGCACACCACGAGCTGGGCGGTCAGCCATCCGGGCTGGGGGCAGCAGCCGTGCAGAACGCTGTGCTGGTGTCCACATCTCAGACCCCTACAATGTCAACCTCCCGCTACACATCACCTCTATCCTCAGTGTGCCCCCGAACATCATCTCTAACGTTTCTTTGGCCAGGCTCACCCGTGGCCTTGAGTGCCCTGCTCTACAGCACCGGCCAAGCCCTGcctctggccctggccctggccctggccttggCCCTGGCCCCCCAG ATGAAAAGTTGGAAGCAAGTCCAGCCTCAAGTCCCCTGGCAGACTCAGGCCCAGACGACTTGGCTCCTGCCCTGGAGGACTCGCTGTCCCAGGAGGTGCAGGACTCCTTCTCCTTCCTAGAGGACTCAAGCAGCTCAGAACCTGAGTGGGTGGGGGCAGAGGATGGGGAGGTGGCCCAGGCAGAAGCAGCAGGAGCAGCCTTCTCCCCTGGGGAGGACGACCCTGGGATGGGCTACCTGGAGGAGCTCCTGGGAGTTGGGCCTCAG GTGGAGGAGTTCTCTGTGGAGCCACCCCTGGATGACCTGTCTCTGGATGAGGCACAGTTTGTCTTGGCCCCCAGCTGCTGTTCCCTGGACTCCGCTGGCCCCAGGCCTGAAGTTGAGGAGGAAAATGGGGAGGAAGTTTTCCTGAGTGCCTATGATGACCTAAGTCCCCTTCTGGGACCTAAACCCCCAATCTGGAAGGGTTCAGGGAGTCTGGAGGGAGAGGCAGCAGGATGTGGAAGGCAGGCTCTGGGACAGGGTGGGGAAGAGCAGGCATGCTGGGAAGTTGGGGAGGACAAGCAGGCTGAGCCTGGAGGCAGGCTAGACATCAGGGAAGAGGCAGAGGGAAGTCCAGAGACCAAGGTGGAGGCTGGAAAGGCCAGTGAGGATAGAGGGGAGGCTGGGGGAAGCCAAGAGACAAAAGTCAGATTGAGAGAAGGGAGTAGGGAAGAGACAGAGGCCAAGGAAGAGAAGTCCAAAGGTCAGAAGAAGGCTGACAGTATGGAGGCTAAAGGTGTGGAGGAACCAGGAGGAGATGAGTATACagatgagaaggaaaaagaaattgagagaGGAGAGGATGAACAAAGAGAGGAAGCCCAGGTAGAAGCTGGAAGGGACCTAGAGCAAGGGGCCCAGGAAGATCAAGTTGCTGAGGAGAAATGGGAAGTTGTACAGAAACAAGAGGCTGAGGGAGTCAGAGAGGATGAGGACAAAGGACAGAGGGAGAAGGGGTACCATGAAGCAAGAAAAGACCAGGGAGATGGTGAAGACAGCAGAAGCCCAGAAGCAGCAACTGAAGGAGGAGCAGGGGAGGTCAGCAAGGAACGGGAGAGTGGGGATGGAGAGGCTGAGGGAGACCAGAGGGCTGGAGGGTACTATTTAGAAGAGGACACCCTCTCTGAAGGTTCAGGTGTAGCGTCCCTGGAGGTTGACTGTGCCAAAGAGGGCAATCCTCACTCTTCTGAGATCGAAGAGGTAGCCCCACAGCCACCTCAGCCAGAGGAGATGGAGCCTGAGGGGCAGCCCAGTCCAGACGGCTGTCTATGCCCCTGTTCTCTTGGCCTGGGTGGCGTGGGCATGCGTCTAGCTTCCACTCTGGTTCAGGTCCAACAGGTCCGCTCTGTGCCTGTGGTGCCCCCCAAGCCACAGTTTGCCAAGATGCCCAGTGCAATGTGTAGCAAGATTCATGTGGCACCTGCAAATCCATGCCCGAGGCCTGGCCGGCTTGATGGGACTCCTGGAGAAAGGGCCTGGGGGTCCCGAGCTTCTCGATCCTCTTGGAGGAATGGGGGTAGTCTTTCCTTTGATGCTGCTGTGGCCCTAGCCCGGGACCGCCAAAGGACTGAGGCTCAAGGAGTTCGGCGAACCCAGACCTGTACTGAGGGTGGGGATTACTGCCTCATCCCCAGAACCTCCCCTTGTAGCATGATCTCTGCCCATTCTCCTCGGCCCCTTAGCTGCCTGGAGCTCCCATCTGAAGGTGCAGAAGGGTCTGGATCCCGGAGTCGTCTTAGTCTGCCCCCCAGAGAACCCCAGGTTCCTGACCCCCTGTTGTCCTCTCAGCGCAGGTCATATGCATTTGAAACACAGGCTAACCCTGGGAAAGGTGAGGGACTGTGA
- the ARHGAP30 gene encoding rho GTPase-activating protein 30 isoform X2, translated as MKSRQKGKKKGSAKERVFGCDLQEHLQHSGQEVPQVLKSCAEFVEEYGVVDGIYRLSGVSSNIQKLRQEFESERKPDLRRDVYLQDIHCVSSLCKAYFRELPDPLLTYRLYDKFAEAVGVQLEPERLVKILEVLRELPVPNYRTLEFLMRHLVHMASFSAQTNMHARNLAIVWAPNLLRSKDIEASGFNGTAAFMEVRVQSIVVEFILTHVDQLFGGAALSGGEVESGWRSLPGTRASGSPEDLMPRPLPYHLPSILQAGDGPPQMRPYHTIIEIAEHKRKGSLKVRKWRSIFNLGRSGHETKRKLPRGAEDREDKSNKGTLRPAKSMDSLSAAAGASDEPEGLVGPSSPRPSPLLPESLENDSIEAAEGEQEPEAEALGGTNSEPGTPRAGRSAIRAGGSSRAERCAGVHISDPYNVNLPLHITSILSVPPNIISNVSLARLTRGLECPALQHRPSPASGPGPGPGLGPGPPDEKLEASPASSPLADSGPDDLAPALEDSLSQEVEEFSVEPPLDDLSLDEAQFVLAPSCCSLDSAGPRPEVEEENGEEVFLSAYDDLSPLLGPKPPIWKGSGSLEGEAAGCGRQALGQGGEEQACWEVGEDKQAEPGGRLDIREEAEGSPETKVEAGKASEDRGEAGGSQETKVRLREGSREETEAKEEKSKGQKKADSMEAKGVEEPGGDEYTDEKEKEIERGEDEQREEAQVEAGRDLEQGAQEDQVAEEKWEVVQKQEAEGVREDEDKGQREKGYHEARKDQGDGEDSRSPEAATEGGAGEVSKERESGDGEAEGDQRAGGYYLEEDTLSEGSGVASLEVDCAKEGNPHSSEIEEVAPQPPQPEEMEPEGQPSPDGCLCPCSLGLGGVGMRLASTLVQVQQVRSVPVVPPKPQFAKMPSAMCSKIHVAPANPCPRPGRLDGTPGERAWGSRASRSSWRNGGSLSFDAAVALARDRQRTEAQGVRRTQTCTEGGDYCLIPRTSPCSMISAHSPRPLSCLELPSEGAEGSGSRSRLSLPPREPQVPDPLLSSQRRSYAFETQANPGKGEGL; from the exons TGCCCCAGGTGCTAAAGAGCTGTGCAGAATTTGTGGAGGAGTATGGAGTGGTGGATGGGATCTACCGCCTCTCAGGGGTCTCCTCCAACATCCAGAAGCTTCG GCAGGAATTTGAGTCAGAGCGGAAGCCAGACCTGCGTCGGGATGTTTACCTCCAAGACATTCACTGCGTCTCCTCCCTGTGCAAGGCCTATTTCAGAGAACTGCCGGATCCCCTGCTCACTTACCGGCTCTACGACAAGTTTGCT GAGGCTGTAGGAGTGCAATTGGAACCTGAGCGCTTGGTCAAGATCCTAGAGGTGCTTCGAGAACTCCCTGTCCCAAACTACAG GACCCTGGAGTTCCTCATGAGGCACTTGGTACACATGGCCTCATTCAGTGCCCAGACCAACATGCATGCTCGCAACCTGGCCATCGTGTGGGCTCCCAACCTGCTGAG GTCTAAGGACATAGAGGCCTCAGGCTTCAATGGGACAGCGGCCTTCATGGAGGTGCGGGTACAATCCATCGTCGTGGAGTTCATCCTCACACACGTGGACCAGCTCTTTGGGGGTGCTGCCCTCTCTG gTGGTGAGGTGGAGAGTGGATGGCGATCGCTTCCAGGGACCCGGGCATCAGGCAGCCCCGAGGACCTTATGCCCAGGCCACTGCCTTATCACCTGCCTAGCATACTGCAAGCTGGTGATGGACCCCCACAGATGCGGCCCTACCATACTATCATCGAGATTGCAGAGCACAA GAGGAAGGGGTCTTTGAAGGTCAGGAAGTGGAGGTCTATCTTCAATTTAGGTCGCTCTGGCCATGAGACTAAGCGTAAACTTCCACGGGGGGCTGAGGACAGGG AGGATAAATCCAACAAGGGGACACTGCGGCCAGCCAAAAGCATGGACTCACTGAGTGCTGCAGCTGGggccagtgatg AGCCAGAGGGGCTGGTGGGGCCCAGCAGCCCCCGGCCAAGCCCATTGCTGCCTGAGAGCTTGGAGAACGATTCTATAGAGGCAGCAGAGGGTGaacaggagcctgaggcagaagcattGGGTGGCACAAACTCTGAACCAGGCACACCACGAGCTGGGCGGTCAGCCATCCGGGCTGGGGGCAGCAGCCGTGCAGAACGCTGTGCTGGTGTCCACATCTCAGACCCCTACAATGTCAACCTCCCGCTACACATCACCTCTATCCTCAGTGTGCCCCCGAACATCATCTCTAACGTTTCTTTGGCCAGGCTCACCCGTGGCCTTGAGTGCCCTGCTCTACAGCACCGGCCAAGCCCTGcctctggccctggccctggccctggccttggCCCTGGCCCCCCAG ATGAAAAGTTGGAAGCAAGTCCAGCCTCAAGTCCCCTGGCAGACTCAGGCCCAGACGACTTGGCTCCTGCCCTGGAGGACTCGCTGTCCCAGGAG GTGGAGGAGTTCTCTGTGGAGCCACCCCTGGATGACCTGTCTCTGGATGAGGCACAGTTTGTCTTGGCCCCCAGCTGCTGTTCCCTGGACTCCGCTGGCCCCAGGCCTGAAGTTGAGGAGGAAAATGGGGAGGAAGTTTTCCTGAGTGCCTATGATGACCTAAGTCCCCTTCTGGGACCTAAACCCCCAATCTGGAAGGGTTCAGGGAGTCTGGAGGGAGAGGCAGCAGGATGTGGAAGGCAGGCTCTGGGACAGGGTGGGGAAGAGCAGGCATGCTGGGAAGTTGGGGAGGACAAGCAGGCTGAGCCTGGAGGCAGGCTAGACATCAGGGAAGAGGCAGAGGGAAGTCCAGAGACCAAGGTGGAGGCTGGAAAGGCCAGTGAGGATAGAGGGGAGGCTGGGGGAAGCCAAGAGACAAAAGTCAGATTGAGAGAAGGGAGTAGGGAAGAGACAGAGGCCAAGGAAGAGAAGTCCAAAGGTCAGAAGAAGGCTGACAGTATGGAGGCTAAAGGTGTGGAGGAACCAGGAGGAGATGAGTATACagatgagaaggaaaaagaaattgagagaGGAGAGGATGAACAAAGAGAGGAAGCCCAGGTAGAAGCTGGAAGGGACCTAGAGCAAGGGGCCCAGGAAGATCAAGTTGCTGAGGAGAAATGGGAAGTTGTACAGAAACAAGAGGCTGAGGGAGTCAGAGAGGATGAGGACAAAGGACAGAGGGAGAAGGGGTACCATGAAGCAAGAAAAGACCAGGGAGATGGTGAAGACAGCAGAAGCCCAGAAGCAGCAACTGAAGGAGGAGCAGGGGAGGTCAGCAAGGAACGGGAGAGTGGGGATGGAGAGGCTGAGGGAGACCAGAGGGCTGGAGGGTACTATTTAGAAGAGGACACCCTCTCTGAAGGTTCAGGTGTAGCGTCCCTGGAGGTTGACTGTGCCAAAGAGGGCAATCCTCACTCTTCTGAGATCGAAGAGGTAGCCCCACAGCCACCTCAGCCAGAGGAGATGGAGCCTGAGGGGCAGCCCAGTCCAGACGGCTGTCTATGCCCCTGTTCTCTTGGCCTGGGTGGCGTGGGCATGCGTCTAGCTTCCACTCTGGTTCAGGTCCAACAGGTCCGCTCTGTGCCTGTGGTGCCCCCCAAGCCACAGTTTGCCAAGATGCCCAGTGCAATGTGTAGCAAGATTCATGTGGCACCTGCAAATCCATGCCCGAGGCCTGGCCGGCTTGATGGGACTCCTGGAGAAAGGGCCTGGGGGTCCCGAGCTTCTCGATCCTCTTGGAGGAATGGGGGTAGTCTTTCCTTTGATGCTGCTGTGGCCCTAGCCCGGGACCGCCAAAGGACTGAGGCTCAAGGAGTTCGGCGAACCCAGACCTGTACTGAGGGTGGGGATTACTGCCTCATCCCCAGAACCTCCCCTTGTAGCATGATCTCTGCCCATTCTCCTCGGCCCCTTAGCTGCCTGGAGCTCCCATCTGAAGGTGCAGAAGGGTCTGGATCCCGGAGTCGTCTTAGTCTGCCCCCCAGAGAACCCCAGGTTCCTGACCCCCTGTTGTCCTCTCAGCGCAGGTCATATGCATTTGAAACACAGGCTAACCCTGGGAAAGGTGAGGGACTGTGA